ACGATAGTATCACTATGCATTTATTTTGCAGGTATAAAAGTTTGTTTAGGTTTATCATCACTGTATTTACGAGTGATATACCATTGTTGAAGAATCGACAAGGTATTATTCACTATCCAGTATAGCACCAAACCTGCCGGGAAATTCCAGAATAAAGCCGTAAAGAGTATCGGCAAAAACATCATTAGTTTAGCCTGCATCGGATCTGGAGGTGCAGGGTTCAGTTTTTGCTGAATTAGCATAGTTCCTCCCATGATAATGGGTAACACATGGTAAGGATCAGCAGCAGCCAAATCTTTTATCCAGAAAATAAAGGGTGCTTGTCGTAATTCAACACTTTCAAGCAATACCCAATAAAGAGCGATGAAAACAGGGATTTGAATAATAATTGGCAAGCAACCACCTAAAGGATTTACCTTTTCCTGGCGGTATAACTCCATGGTGGCCTGGCTCATTTTAGCTTTGTCATCCCCATAACGCTCACGTAGGGCCTGAAGCTTTGGTTGTAGTTTACGCATACCAGCCATGGACTTGTAGCTACTGGCAGATAAGCGATAAAAAGCCAGTTTGATAAGAACTGTCACTAAAACAATGGACCATCCCCAATTCCCAACAAACGAGTAAATTGCCTTCATTACAGAAAACAATATCGAGGATAGGAACCATAACCAACCATAATCAACTGTTAAATCCAGTCCTGGAGCAATAGCTTTCAGCTGACTCGTAATCTCAGGTCCCACATAGAGTTTAGAGCCGACTTCCTTCTGAGCGCCAGCATCGACAGTAATAGGTTGTGTTACGGCACCGATAGTATAATCATCATTTACAGCACGGGTATAAAACATGTTCTTACTATCAGAATTCGGAATCCATGCACTTAAGAAATAATGTTGTTGCATGGCTATCCATCCACCTTTGGCATTCACATCTAAATTACTTTTTGCCATATTGGGGAACGTAACTTTTTGGTAGCGATGTTGACCCGGATTAGAATAAGAAGCGCCAGTATAAGACCCAACATGGAATATGCTGGATTTATCTTCTTGTGGAGAAGTACGTAGCAATTGGGTATTCATATAACCTTGCCAAGGGGTTGTACCCTGATTATCAATCAGGTATTTAACCTCAATAAGGTAGCTGCCACGGGTAAATATAAATTGTTTTTTTACATTTAGACCATCTGTAGTTTTACCATCTAAAGTAACCGTAAGCGTATTTTCTCCTTCTGACAGGGTGTATTTTTGCTGAGCACTTGAGAAATCGAAGTGAATATTTTTTACTTCTTGTCCTGTTGTTACAAATAAGCTGCTGTTTGCTACATAACGTTGATTAGCTTGATCTTGCAAGATAGTTATTGGTTTATCTTTTTCCTCAATGCTAACCGGGTAATCCAATAGCTGAGCGGTAATGATATCACCCTGTGCCAAGCCTATACGTAAGTTCAAAACATCTGTTTTTACCTGAATTGCTTCAGATGTTGTTTTATTGGTTACGTCACTACTTGTTGCTGAGGTTTGAGGTTTTGCTGCTGAGTTATCTTGCATTGTAGGCAGTAAACTATCACTCTTCGTAGGTACCGGAGTTGCGTCGGTGGAAATTTTAGTTGGG
The nucleotide sequence above comes from Legionella hackeliae. Encoded proteins:
- the yidC gene encoding membrane protein insertase YidC; its protein translation is MDIRRVVLYAALALVVYSLWMNWQKDYPPAPTKISTDATPVPTKSDSLLPTMQDNSAAKPQTSATSSDVTNKTTSEAIQVKTDVLNLRIGLAQGDIITAQLLDYPVSIEEKDKPITILQDQANQRYVANSSLFVTTGQEVKNIHFDFSSAQQKYTLSEGENTLTVTLDGKTTDGLNVKKQFIFTRGSYLIEVKYLIDNQGTTPWQGYMNTQLLRTSPQEDKSSIFHVGSYTGASYSNPGQHRYQKVTFPNMAKSNLDVNAKGGWIAMQQHYFLSAWIPNSDSKNMFYTRAVNDDYTIGAVTQPITVDAGAQKEVGSKLYVGPEITSQLKAIAPGLDLTVDYGWLWFLSSILFSVMKAIYSFVGNWGWSIVLVTVLIKLAFYRLSASSYKSMAGMRKLQPKLQALRERYGDDKAKMSQATMELYRQEKVNPLGGCLPIIIQIPVFIALYWVLLESVELRQAPFIFWIKDLAAADPYHVLPIIMGGTMLIQQKLNPAPPDPMQAKLMMFLPILFTALFWNFPAGLVLYWIVNNTLSILQQWYITRKYSDDKPKQTFIPAK